The following proteins come from a genomic window of Synergistaceae bacterium:
- a CDS encoding NAD(P)/FAD-dependent oxidoreductase has translation MGGISRTVCHNGNRMDMGGHRFFSKVQAVNDWWQNMMPSQGALPYDDRTLGRTSQLTPGGPDPEQTDRVMLRRNRLSRIFFNRKFFDYPISMKPATIRNMGLFTTIAAGFSYLKAAMFKREEKSLEDFYINRFGYKLYSMFFENYTLNLWGRHPRDISPEWGAQRVKGLSITAILRDIFGKIFHLHYRKVETSLIEEFSYPKLGPGQLWEITADEITRMGGKIITGAKVTGLKLSGQNITGLMYQKDGQEFTEAGGVVISSMPVKDLVGGMNGVPSEIAEIASGLPYRDYMTLGVLVKKLALRNETSIKTLSGIIPDNWIYVHDKSVKMGRIQVFNNWSPYMVKDIEHSVWLGLEYFCSEGDSLWSMTDEEFAELGITEMLRMGLIASRDDVLDTHAERVRKAYPAYFDTYARMDELRAWLDGIANLYCIGRNGQHRYNNIDHSMCTAFEAVRCVLSGSTDKSPVWNVNTEKEYHESK, from the coding sequence ATGGGCGGCATCTCCCGCACCGTCTGCCACAACGGCAACCGCATGGACATGGGCGGACATCGCTTCTTCTCGAAGGTTCAGGCCGTCAACGACTGGTGGCAGAACATGATGCCCTCTCAGGGTGCACTGCCTTACGACGACAGAACGCTCGGCCGCACTTCACAGCTCACGCCCGGAGGCCCGGACCCGGAACAGACTGACCGCGTCATGCTCCGGCGTAACAGGCTCAGCCGTATATTCTTCAACCGCAAGTTCTTCGACTACCCAATCTCGATGAAGCCCGCAACAATCCGAAACATGGGGCTTTTCACAACGATAGCAGCAGGGTTCAGCTACCTCAAGGCCGCAATGTTCAAGCGCGAGGAAAAATCCCTTGAGGACTTCTACATCAACAGGTTCGGCTATAAGCTCTACAGCATGTTTTTCGAGAACTACACGCTGAACTTGTGGGGAAGGCATCCGCGCGACATTTCCCCTGAATGGGGAGCACAGAGAGTTAAGGGACTCTCAATCACCGCAATACTCCGCGACATCTTCGGGAAAATCTTTCACCTGCATTACCGCAAGGTAGAGACCTCGTTAATCGAGGAGTTCTCTTACCCGAAATTAGGGCCCGGCCAGCTTTGGGAGATTACGGCCGACGAAATTACACGCATGGGCGGAAAAATTATCACCGGCGCAAAGGTTACAGGCCTCAAGTTGTCAGGGCAAAACATCACTGGGCTGATGTACCAGAAAGACGGGCAGGAGTTCACGGAAGCGGGAGGCGTTGTGATTTCCTCAATGCCCGTCAAAGACTTGGTCGGCGGAATGAACGGCGTACCGTCGGAAATCGCGGAGATTGCTTCCGGCCTGCCGTACAGGGACTATATGACGCTCGGAGTCCTCGTGAAGAAACTTGCCCTCCGCAACGAAACCAGCATCAAGACGCTCAGCGGCATAATCCCCGACAACTGGATATATGTCCATGACAAGAGCGTGAAGATGGGGCGTATTCAGGTCTTCAACAACTGGTCGCCGTACATGGTCAAGGACATTGAACATTCCGTGTGGCTCGGCCTCGAGTACTTCTGCAGTGAGGGAGACTCCTTGTGGAGCATGACTGATGAGGAGTTCGCGGAGCTGGGCATAACCGAGATGCTCAGGATGGGGCTCATCGCTTCGCGTGATGATGTTCTCGACACCCACGCCGAACGAGTCAGAAAGGCTTATCCCGCCTACTTCGACACGTATGCGCGCATGGACGAACTCCGCGCGTGGCTCGACGGCATCGCTAACCTCTACTGCATCGGCCGCAACGGACAGCACCGCTACAACAACATTGACCACTCGATGTGCACGGCTTTCGAGGCGGTGAGGTGCGTCCTCTCAGGAAGCACGGACAAATCCCCGGTCTGGAACGTCAACACCGAGAAGGAATACCACGAGAGCAAATAA